A genomic segment from Aspergillus puulaauensis MK2 DNA, chromosome 1, nearly complete sequence encodes:
- a CDS encoding uncharacterized protein (COG:S;~EggNog:ENOG410Q1MP;~SECRETED:SignalP(1-19)) — MHWTTLSILLPLLATTAHSLRTHRITTKFGPSCPSKSQTPGDLDLDERFSVSMNIRQGVCQGVPVPIPLGYLNEVDHVSFALEIDERQRGHAANSNSNSSSSPSIHPSAYIHPSSSANAIASTTPTPSPTQSPSSVAVSGFWRRKESRPNIEICTVRLFEKPGCYEPVLIRREFAVGSGTGGESQCVQRSREYMPLAEVFVRIDCSDGSGSGYSHSPVVGNGTAHANATVKGHVSHPPNGVMPGRWQQRRLSLLGR; from the exons ATGCATTGGACAACA ctctccatcctcctccccctcctcgcAACAACAGCCCACTCCCTCCGCACACACCGCATCACCACAAAATTCGGCCCATCATGCCCATCCAAATCCCAAACCCCAGGtgacctcgacctcgacgagcGATTCTCCGTCAGCATGAACATCCGCCAGGGAGTCTGCCAGGGCGTCCCCGTCCCCATCCCGCTAGGCTATCTCAACGAGGTAGACCACGTCTCGTTCGCTCTAGAGATCGACGAGCGCCAGCGCGGACATGCCGCaaactcgaactcgaactcgaGCTCAAGCCCGAGCATCCACCCAAGTGCATATATCCACCCAAGTTCAAGTGCAAACGCAATCGCGagcacaacaccaacaccaagcccaaccCAAAGTCCAAGCTCAGTCGCAGTATCAGGGTTCTGGCGCCGCAAGGAGAGCCGCCCCAACATCGAGATCTGCACGGTGCGCCTCTTCGAGAAACCGGGGTGCTACGAGCCGGTCCTCATCAGGAGGGAGTTCGCTGTGGGCTCTGGGACTGGCGGGGAGAGCCAGTGTGTCCAGCGGAGCAGGGAGTATATGCCTCTTGCGGAGGTGTTTGTGAGGATTGATTGTTCggatggcagtggcagtggatATAGTCATTCACCTGTGGTTGGGAACGGGACTGCGCATGCTAATGCGACGGTTAAGGGCCATGTCTCGCATCCTCCCAATGGTGTTATGCCTGGGAGGTGGCAGCAGAGGAGGCTGTCGCTTTTGGGTCGTTAA